In Ailuropoda melanoleuca isolate Jingjing chromosome 4, ASM200744v2, whole genome shotgun sequence, the following proteins share a genomic window:
- the LOC105234759 gene encoding LOW QUALITY PROTEIN: putative zinc finger protein 833 (The sequence of the model RefSeq protein was modified relative to this genomic sequence to represent the inferred CDS: inserted 1 base in 1 codon) — protein sequence MFVSHSRFQAHTRIHSGGDFDEWKQFKRTSVPPPSHAEHVQTHTVKKAYECKECGKTCTDLKSLNKHIIQLHTGTKPFLCSECGKAFNTSSCLYVHLRIHTGEKPYKCKECGKHFSWLSAFHDHVRTHTGEKPYKCKECGKALSSSSYLNYHLRIHTGEKPFECKECGKAFTTSSQLKLHLRIHTGEKPYKCKECGKRFSWLSVLCKHVQIHSGEKPYKFKECGKALSRSSVLNAHLSIHTGEKPYECKECGKSFPLSSSLIRHLTIHTGEKPYQCKECGKAFAWRSLLKKHLQTHSGEKPCKVXECGEFFSTSSYINDHLRTPGGEAPYECKDGRKVFTTSQASFNI from the exons ATGTTCGTTAGTCATTCACGCTTTCAGGCACACACAAGAATTCACAGTGGAGGAGATTTTGATGAATGGAAGCAATTTAAAAGAACTTCAGTTCCCCCACCCAGCCATGCTGAGCATGTGCAAACACACACTGTTAAAAAAgcctatgaatgtaaggaatgtgggaagacTTGCACAGATTTGAAAAGCCTCAATAAACACATCATTCAACTTCACACTGGAACAAAACCATTTCTGTGTAGTGAATGTGGAAAAGCTTTCAATACTTCCTCTTGCCTTTATGTACATTtgagaattcacactggagagaagccatataaatgtaaggaatgtggaaaaCACTTCTCTTGGCTGTCAGCCTTTCATGATCATGTTCGGACTCACACAGGTGAAAAGCCTtataaatgtaaggaatgtgggaaagcccTCAGTAGTTCCTCATATCTTAACTATCATTtgagaattcacactggagaaaagccctttgagtgtaaggaatgtgggaaagcctttacaACTTCCTCACAACTTAAGTTACATTtgagaattcacactggagagaagccatacaaatgtaaggaatgtgggaaacgCTTCTCTTGGCTGTCAGTTCTTTGTAAACATGTTCAAATTCACAGTGGTGAGAAGCCCTATAAAtttaaggaatgtgggaaagcccTCAGTCGTTCCTCAGTACTTAATGCACATCTGAGtattcacactggagagaaaccctatgaatgcaAGGAGTGTGGGaaatccttccctctttcttcaagCTTAATTAGACATTTAACaattcatacaggagagaaaccctatcaatgtaaggaatgtgggaaagcttttGCTTGGCGCtcattacttaaaaaacatttacaaacTCACAGTGGAGAGAAGCCCTGTAAGG GTGAATGTGGGGAATTCTTCAGTACTTCCTCATACATAAATGACCATTTGAGAACTCCAGGTGGAGAGGcaccctatgaatgtaaggacGGCAGGAAAGTCTTCACTACTTCTCAAGCCTCATTCAACATTTAA